From the genome of Candidatus Electrothrix communis, one region includes:
- the rpsU gene encoding 30S ribosomal protein S21: MIEVEVKGDLEYAIRQLKKKLQIDGVKRELKRREYYEKPSIKKRRKSAEALRKLRKYNRMKNRY, from the coding sequence ATGATTGAAGTAGAAGTCAAAGGCGACCTAGAGTACGCGATCCGTCAGCTGAAGAAGAAGTTGCAGATCGACGGTGTGAAACGCGAACTGAAACGACGTGAATACTACGAGAAACCGAGCATTAAGAAACGTCGCAAGTCTGCCGAAGCACTGCGCAAACTTCGGAAGTACAACCGAATGAAAAATCGGTACTAG
- a CDS encoding type II toxin-antitoxin system Phd/YefM family antitoxin, producing MERILDVTSARRQFGTLLDEVFHKGDTVIIARKGKALARLVPIEERKSPYTELSPRQSELLKKLHSLPVLAMEQNPVEVLRNLREQKRIKGGSKYGR from the coding sequence ATGGAAAGAATACTTGATGTAACCTCAGCCCGGAGACAATTCGGCACCTTGCTGGATGAAGTCTTTCATAAAGGCGATACAGTTATTATTGCCAGAAAAGGGAAAGCATTGGCTAGGCTTGTGCCTATAGAGGAACGGAAATCTCCCTACACGGAGTTGTCACCGCGCCAGAGCGAATTGTTGAAAAAATTGCATAGCCTGCCTGTTCTGGCAATGGAGCAAAATCCAGTCGAAGTTTTGCGGAACCTGCGGGAGCAGAAAAGGATTAAGGGCGGGAGTAAATATGGCAGGTGA
- the hisI gene encoding phosphoribosyl-AMP cyclohydrolase translates to MKKLNFTKSKDGLLPAIAQDAASGDVLMLAYINEESWQKTLETGKAHYWSRSRNKLWLKGESSGHVQLVKEILVDCDEDTVVFKVEQLGGAACHKGYASCFFRRVKGDELEIIAEPVFDPAKVYG, encoded by the coding sequence ATGAAGAAACTCAATTTCACCAAATCAAAAGACGGTCTCCTGCCCGCCATTGCGCAGGACGCAGCCAGCGGCGACGTGCTCATGCTGGCCTATATCAACGAAGAATCCTGGCAGAAGACCCTGGAAACCGGCAAGGCCCATTACTGGAGCCGCTCCCGCAATAAACTCTGGCTTAAGGGTGAATCCTCGGGTCATGTTCAGCTGGTCAAAGAGATTCTGGTGGACTGCGACGAGGACACCGTAGTTTTCAAGGTGGAGCAGCTGGGCGGCGCAGCCTGCCATAAGGGCTATGCCAGCTGTTTCTTTCGCCGGGTAAAAGGCGATGAACTAGAGATCATCGCAGAGCCAGTTTTTGATCCGGCCAAGGTGTACGGCTGA
- the purD gene encoding phosphoribosylamine--glycine ligase — protein MKVLVIGSGGREHALVWKLSQSEKVRSICCAPGNAGIKKMASCVKISSDDIEGLLEFAKKENVDLTIVGPEDALAAGIVDRFEEEGLRIFGPSTAAAELESSKVFCKDFLEKYNIPTAAYKAFDKPGAAKKYIEKIGAPCVVKADGLAAGKGVIICQTEDEAKETVDQMMKENAFGDAGSTVVVEEFLVGEEASFIAFVDGETVLPLPSSQDHKAVFEGDRGPNTGGMGAYSPAPIMDEGMSMRVMNEVMLPTVRGMAEEGRPFKGMLYAGMMIDGDRINVLEFNCRFGDPECQPLLMRLQTDLVEILEQAIDGKLNEVELEIDPRPAVCVVMASEGYPGNYITGKPITGLVNAAKLRDVMIFHAGTAIENRRTVTAGGRVFGVTAMDTTVSKAIERAYKAVDKIRWKGCYYRRDIGHRAVSHLKKNCGPLVGVVMGSDSDLPVMRAATDFLDSVGIKNEIRISSAHRTPEQAAEYARTAAQRGLKIIIAGAGMAAHLAGVLAAHTTLPVIGVPIDASSLNGLDALLSTVQMPPGIPVGTMGIGKAGAKNAAVFAARILATSNPELVTVLEQHSRDMATQVEAKNKALAEGK, from the coding sequence ATGAAGGTTCTGGTCATTGGTTCCGGTGGCAGGGAACATGCCTTGGTTTGGAAGTTGAGCCAGTCGGAAAAGGTACGGTCCATCTGCTGTGCACCCGGAAATGCCGGAATAAAAAAAATGGCATCCTGTGTCAAGATCAGCTCGGATGATATTGAGGGGCTGCTTGAGTTTGCCAAAAAAGAGAATGTTGACCTGACCATAGTGGGGCCGGAAGATGCTCTGGCCGCTGGTATTGTTGATCGCTTTGAAGAGGAAGGTCTGCGTATTTTTGGGCCGAGTACGGCTGCTGCCGAGTTGGAAAGCAGTAAGGTATTCTGTAAAGATTTTCTCGAAAAATATAATATTCCCACCGCAGCATATAAGGCCTTTGATAAGCCTGGCGCGGCAAAAAAGTACATCGAAAAAATAGGTGCCCCCTGTGTGGTCAAAGCCGACGGGCTGGCTGCCGGTAAAGGGGTTATTATCTGTCAGACCGAAGATGAGGCTAAGGAAACGGTTGACCAGATGATGAAGGAAAACGCCTTCGGCGATGCAGGCAGCACTGTGGTCGTTGAAGAGTTTCTCGTTGGTGAGGAGGCCTCCTTTATCGCCTTTGTTGACGGCGAAACCGTGTTGCCCCTGCCTTCGTCCCAGGATCATAAAGCTGTTTTTGAAGGCGACCGTGGCCCCAATACCGGTGGTATGGGAGCCTATTCACCGGCCCCGATCATGGACGAAGGGATGAGCATGCGGGTGATGAACGAGGTCATGCTGCCCACCGTGCGAGGAATGGCGGAAGAGGGGCGTCCTTTTAAAGGTATGCTGTATGCTGGCATGATGATTGACGGTGACCGGATCAATGTGTTGGAGTTTAACTGTCGTTTCGGAGATCCGGAATGCCAACCTCTGCTCATGCGTCTGCAAACGGATCTGGTGGAGATTCTTGAGCAGGCCATTGATGGTAAGCTTAATGAGGTCGAGCTGGAGATTGATCCCCGACCCGCTGTCTGTGTTGTCATGGCCTCGGAAGGATATCCGGGTAATTATATCACTGGTAAACCCATCACCGGCCTTGTCAACGCTGCAAAGCTGAGAGATGTCATGATCTTTCATGCCGGTACCGCCATTGAAAACCGGAGAACCGTGACTGCTGGCGGCAGGGTGTTCGGCGTCACTGCAATGGACACTACGGTGAGCAAGGCCATTGAGCGGGCCTATAAGGCTGTGGATAAAATTCGATGGAAAGGCTGTTATTATCGTCGGGATATCGGGCATCGTGCTGTTTCTCATCTGAAGAAAAATTGCGGTCCCTTAGTGGGCGTGGTCATGGGCTCGGATTCTGATCTTCCTGTTATGCGGGCGGCCACGGACTTCCTTGACTCGGTAGGCATTAAGAATGAGATCAGGATTTCTTCGGCCCATCGTACGCCGGAGCAGGCTGCGGAATATGCTCGGACCGCTGCCCAGCGCGGCCTGAAGATTATTATTGCGGGAGCCGGGATGGCTGCTCATTTGGCTGGCGTTTTGGCTGCTCATACTACTCTGCCTGTGATCGGAGTGCCCATTGACGCCTCTTCGTTGAACGGGCTGGATGCCCTGTTGTCCACTGTGCAGATGCCGCCGGGTATCCCGGTAGGAACGATGGGAATCGGCAAGGCTGGTGCCAAAAACGCAGCCGTCTTTGCAGCCCGGATTCTTGCGACAAGTAACCCGGAACTGGTTACGGTCCTTGAGCAGCATAGTCGGGATATGGCGACCCAGGTAGAGGCTAAAAATAAAGCCCTTGCTGAGGGGAAATAG
- a CDS encoding nucleotidyltransferase domain-containing protein, with protein MTISKSRKEFIKALLKKKLCNEKEIQKIVLFGSFLSSEDPNDIDVAVFQDSGEKYLPLALKYRKLVREITKILPVDVIPLKSAAKGAFLREIEAGEIIYER; from the coding sequence ATGACCATTTCCAAAAGTCGCAAAGAATTCATCAAAGCACTGCTCAAAAAGAAGCTCTGTAACGAAAAGGAAATTCAGAAAATTGTGCTTTTCGGTTCCTTTCTGAGCTCAGAAGACCCCAATGACATTGATGTTGCGGTCTTCCAGGACAGCGGCGAAAAATATCTACCCCTTGCTCTGAAATACCGGAAACTTGTTCGAGAAATCACAAAAATACTTCCTGTTGACGTGATTCCGCTCAAATCGGCTGCAAAAGGTGCGTTCCTGCGTGAAATAGAGGCCGGGGAAATAATCTATGAGAGATGA
- a CDS encoding L-threonylcarbamoyladenylate synthase, with protein sequence MLCSASDPAALREAACLLRQGGLIAFPTETYYGLGVDPFNVEALARLFAVKQRQPDKAVLVLVAEQAQVTELAAEVPAVLQKLMSHFWPGPLTLVFPGQASLSTLLTGGTGNIGIRHSPHPLASRLLHAFGGPITATSANRSGAPPATTAAEVQESLGAEIDLILDGGTTPGGAGSTLVGYDQDEQLCCLRAGVVAFEDVVQVVF encoded by the coding sequence GTGCTCTGTTCAGCTTCAGATCCGGCTGCGTTGCGCGAGGCAGCTTGCTTGCTTCGCCAAGGCGGCTTGATTGCCTTTCCCACAGAGACCTATTACGGCCTCGGCGTTGATCCTTTCAATGTCGAGGCCCTTGCGCGTTTATTTGCAGTAAAACAACGACAGCCGGACAAAGCTGTCTTGGTGCTGGTTGCTGAGCAGGCCCAGGTAACCGAGCTGGCTGCCGAGGTGCCTGCGGTTCTGCAAAAACTCATGAGCCATTTCTGGCCGGGTCCACTGACCTTGGTCTTTCCGGGGCAGGCCTCTCTGTCTACTCTTCTCACTGGCGGTACCGGCAACATAGGTATCCGTCACTCTCCTCACCCCTTGGCTTCTCGCCTCCTTCATGCCTTTGGCGGTCCGATTACCGCTACCAGCGCTAACCGCTCCGGTGCTCCCCCTGCAACCACTGCTGCTGAGGTTCAAGAGAGTTTGGGTGCTGAAATTGATTTGATTTTGGATGGTGGTACAACCCCTGGTGGCGCTGGCTCGACTTTGGTTGGTTACGATCAGGATGAACAGCTTTGTTGCTTGCGGGCTGGGGTGGTGGCTTTTGAGGATGTTGTTCAGGTGGTTTTTTAA
- a CDS encoding HigA family addiction module antitoxin, which translates to MGKKLPPMTPGEILLEEFLKPMKISQSRLAKDINVPPNRISQIIHGRREITADTALRLGRYFNIEPEFWINLQTRYNMKQARRKIGTALDKEVKVRCFAAARTDRAVT; encoded by the coding sequence ATGGGGAAAAAACTGCCGCCGATGACGCCGGGAGAAATACTGCTTGAAGAATTTCTCAAACCGATGAAAATATCACAGAGCCGACTGGCTAAAGATATCAATGTTCCGCCGAACAGAATCAGTCAGATCATTCATGGTAGGCGGGAAATAACTGCTGATACAGCTTTGCGGCTTGGCAGATATTTCAACATAGAACCGGAATTCTGGATCAATCTGCAAACCAGATACAACATGAAGCAGGCCCGCAGAAAAATTGGAACAGCCCTTGACAAGGAAGTCAAAGTGCGTTGCTTTGCCGCAGCCCGGACTGATCGAGCAGTAACATAA
- the xerD gene encoding site-specific tyrosine recombinase XerD, which yields MDSFLQYLVVHRRLSKNTVDSYASDLHFFLEFLQKQDVDTSEAVTPELARAFLAECFQNNINSRSNARRLSALRAFFDYLVVQQVRLDNPIADIDSPKIVSGLPDILTVAEVDRMLTVPAKQKPLILRNAAMLHLLYATGIRVSELVGLPVRDCSITSGHVRILGKGDKERMVPFNEIAGQRIEEYLTKTRPILLRKRTSPYLFVTGRGGTMTRHRFWQIIREIAVVNGIEKTVSPKTMRHSFATHLLAGGADLRSVQMMLGHTDIATTQIYTHVDKGRVKELHRRFHPRG from the coding sequence ATTGACAGTTTTCTCCAGTATCTTGTGGTGCATCGCAGGTTGTCAAAAAATACCGTGGACAGCTACGCCTCTGATCTCCATTTTTTTCTTGAATTTCTTCAAAAGCAGGACGTGGACACGTCGGAAGCTGTTACCCCGGAGTTAGCCCGAGCTTTTCTGGCAGAATGCTTTCAAAATAATATTAACTCGCGCAGTAATGCACGTCGCCTTTCCGCTCTCCGCGCTTTTTTTGATTACCTTGTTGTTCAGCAGGTCAGGTTGGATAATCCCATCGCCGACATTGATTCGCCCAAGATCGTCAGTGGTCTTCCCGATATATTGACCGTTGCCGAGGTGGACCGGATGCTGACAGTTCCAGCAAAACAGAAGCCGCTTATCCTGCGGAACGCTGCTATGCTGCATTTGCTCTATGCAACAGGTATTCGAGTCTCGGAGTTGGTTGGCTTGCCTGTTCGCGATTGCAGTATCACGAGCGGGCATGTGCGTATTTTAGGAAAAGGTGATAAAGAAAGGATGGTCCCGTTTAATGAGATCGCAGGCCAGAGGATTGAAGAATATCTCACCAAGACTCGACCGATTCTCCTGCGGAAGCGGACCAGCCCCTATCTTTTTGTGACAGGAAGGGGTGGAACAATGACCCGCCATCGTTTTTGGCAAATTATTAGGGAGATAGCAGTGGTAAACGGGATAGAGAAAACAGTCAGTCCAAAAACCATGCGTCACTCCTTTGCGACCCATCTCCTGGCTGGTGGTGCTGATCTGCGCTCTGTCCAAATGATGCTGGGTCATACTGATATTGCCACCACCCAGATCTATACCCATGTGGATAAAGGGCGAGTAAAGGAATTGCATCGACGTTTTCACCCCCGTGGGTGA
- a CDS encoding FKBP-type peptidyl-prolyl cis-trans isomerase — protein sequence MCPVALTDTVTITYTASLETGELIEKRDETNPATVSIGSGVVCQAVEACLFGMEPGQRRVIRVDPEDAYGLHQKELVQQIPLAHFQGKLDPKPGMILSLAVDRDGEQHQVPATIIKVHEDAITVDYNHPLAGRPIVYEVTLITINS from the coding sequence ATGTGCCCTGTCGCCTTGACCGACACCGTTACTATTACCTATACGGCTTCTTTGGAAACCGGAGAATTGATTGAAAAAAGAGATGAAACGAATCCGGCTACCGTGTCTATCGGCAGCGGAGTCGTGTGCCAGGCCGTTGAAGCCTGTCTGTTCGGCATGGAGCCGGGGCAGAGAAGGGTGATCCGAGTGGATCCCGAGGATGCTTACGGGCTGCATCAGAAAGAGTTGGTCCAGCAAATTCCCTTGGCGCATTTCCAGGGGAAACTTGACCCGAAACCGGGAATGATTCTTTCCCTGGCTGTGGACAGGGACGGAGAGCAGCATCAGGTGCCAGCTACGATTATTAAGGTGCATGAGGATGCCATCACGGTGGATTATAATCATCCGCTGGCCGGGCGGCCCATTGTCTATGAGGTCACGCTGATCACGATCAATTCCTGA
- a CDS encoding type II toxin-antitoxin system VapC family toxin has protein sequence MAGEVYVPDANVFLEYIYDRPLQQTARKLVEDAILDKIQLIVPSLLLDEITEVLCGNLDNLEEVRIHLQYLETLATEKILHIVVPDSAVRMQAIAIARTGHAKSGYPELTDSLYHALAIMHDAVFVTNDRRHIAKVKGFGHIIPLSGYDAG, from the coding sequence ATGGCAGGTGAGGTTTATGTGCCTGATGCCAATGTGTTCTTGGAGTACATCTATGATCGACCGCTTCAGCAAACTGCCCGGAAACTCGTGGAAGATGCAATTCTGGATAAAATTCAGCTCATTGTTCCCAGTCTTTTGCTTGATGAAATTACAGAGGTGCTCTGCGGAAACCTGGATAATCTTGAAGAAGTTCGAATCCACCTTCAGTATCTTGAAACCTTGGCAACAGAAAAAATACTGCATATTGTCGTTCCTGACAGCGCAGTGCGTATGCAGGCTATCGCAATAGCAAGAACAGGCCATGCGAAGAGCGGCTATCCTGAACTGACCGACAGTCTGTATCATGCCTTGGCAATTATGCATGATGCTGTTTTTGTAACCAATGACCGACGACATATTGCCAAGGTCAAGGGCTTTGGTCATATCATACCGTTGTCTGGATATGATGCCGGGTAA
- a CDS encoding type II toxin-antitoxin system HicB family antitoxin — MNMMKYRGYTARIEYDEEDRIFVGHLAGIQDIVGFHGTTVDELEAAFHESVDNYIAISEETGRPAQKPYSGRLMLRVPPEVHAAVATAAQVRGKSINQWATDTLKKAARH, encoded by the coding sequence ATGAATATGATGAAATACCGTGGTTATACAGCACGGATTGAATATGATGAGGAAGACCGAATTTTTGTCGGACATCTGGCAGGGATTCAGGATATTGTCGGTTTTCATGGAACAACGGTGGATGAACTTGAAGCCGCGTTTCATGAATCCGTTGACAACTATATCGCCATCAGCGAAGAAACAGGCCGACCCGCGCAGAAGCCGTATTCCGGCAGATTGATGCTGCGGGTTCCGCCGGAGGTTCATGCCGCCGTGGCGACCGCAGCTCAGGTGCGGGGAAAAAGTATCAATCAATGGGCGACAGATACATTAAAAAAAGCCGCCCGGCATTGA
- a CDS encoding DUF6399 domain-containing protein, with protein MASKVKQVEEARAQDQKATQDLDNYRGTIRKISKTVHPFKLDDNKPQDSANVAKELREQAKNIETLACKQGINDNTGVMKKFKNQIKELVPSIDFWWLYVFTNLIGLGKRSKELLDWAMYHLLPTVYWYNQARKTKNPTLRKEYEKVWEKALVVFQAHALTGTFSEDEIFFWQNWAEEMVGKFHRASSAVEGRNGFLSQIHHNNRGLNSNRLKSLTVMHNYFTKRSDGSTAAQRLFGEKPPDLFEWLLHQVGELPLPRKPRKHVKSNPLNLLSVPA; from the coding sequence GTGGCCTCCAAAGTGAAGCAGGTCGAAGAAGCACGGGCTCAAGACCAAAAAGCCACGCAAGATCTGGATAACTACCGTGGAACAATAAGGAAAATATCAAAAACGGTGCATCCGTTCAAACTGGACGACAATAAACCGCAAGATTCTGCAAACGTTGCAAAAGAGCTGCGAGAGCAAGCCAAGAATATTGAAACGCTGGCCTGCAAACAAGGTATTAACGACAATACCGGCGTTATGAAGAAATTTAAGAATCAAATAAAAGAATTGGTCCCATCAATTGATTTTTGGTGGTTGTATGTGTTCACTAACCTGATAGGGCTGGGAAAGAGGAGCAAGGAACTGCTGGATTGGGCAATGTACCATCTTTTGCCTACGGTGTATTGGTACAATCAGGCAAGAAAAACTAAGAACCCAACCCTTCGAAAAGAATATGAAAAAGTATGGGAAAAAGCTTTGGTCGTCTTTCAGGCGCATGCCTTGACTGGAACATTTAGCGAGGATGAGATTTTCTTTTGGCAAAATTGGGCCGAGGAAATGGTGGGAAAATTTCATCGAGCTTCCTCTGCTGTCGAAGGACGTAACGGATTCTTGTCACAAATTCATCATAATAATAGAGGATTGAATTCAAATCGTCTCAAATCGCTTACCGTTATGCATAATTATTTCACAAAACGCTCAGATGGCAGTACAGCAGCGCAACGATTGTTTGGTGAAAAGCCACCGGACTTATTTGAATGGTTGCTGCACCAAGTGGGCGAGTTGCCCCTGCCTCGTAAGCCGAGAAAACATGTCAAGAGTAACCCTTTGAATTTACTTTCTGTCCCGGCTTAA
- the hisG gene encoding ATP phosphoribosyltransferase: MSVLKIGIPKGSLEKATIALFEKSGWKIKMADRNYFPEVDDPELSVYICRPQEMSRYIEDGMLDAGITGKDWTLENGSDVVVIEDLVYSKVSKKPTRWVIAVPGDSEITTVAQLDGKRISTELVNVTRNFFEEQNLNVDISFSWGATEAKAVSGLADAIVEVTETEATIRAHGLRVIHELMQSNTQLIASHQALEDSWKKDKIDHIAMLLQGALRADKIVGLKMNVPEERFEEVLEILPSVTAPTVARLYKQPWFSVETVISEHQVRDLIPQLKKIGAEGIIEYSLNKVI, translated from the coding sequence ATGAGTGTATTGAAGATAGGCATACCCAAAGGAAGCCTGGAAAAGGCAACCATTGCCCTGTTTGAAAAATCCGGTTGGAAAATCAAGATGGCGGACAGAAACTACTTCCCTGAGGTAGACGACCCGGAGCTGTCCGTCTACATCTGCCGCCCCCAGGAGATGTCCCGCTATATTGAAGACGGCATGCTGGATGCCGGAATCACCGGTAAGGACTGGACCCTGGAAAACGGCTCAGACGTGGTCGTTATTGAGGATCTAGTCTACTCCAAGGTCAGCAAGAAACCGACCCGCTGGGTCATTGCCGTGCCCGGTGATTCCGAGATCACCACGGTGGCGCAGCTGGACGGCAAGCGCATCTCCACAGAGCTGGTCAATGTCACTCGCAACTTCTTTGAAGAGCAGAACTTGAACGTGGATATCTCCTTTTCCTGGGGAGCCACGGAAGCCAAAGCCGTTTCCGGGCTGGCTGACGCCATTGTCGAGGTCACCGAGACCGAGGCCACCATCCGGGCCCACGGGCTGCGGGTTATCCATGAGCTGATGCAGTCCAACACCCAGTTGATCGCCAGCCATCAGGCCCTGGAAGATTCCTGGAAAAAAGACAAGATCGACCATATCGCCATGCTCCTGCAAGGAGCGCTGCGGGCGGACAAAATCGTCGGCCTGAAGATGAATGTACCGGAAGAACGCTTTGAAGAGGTCCTGGAGATCCTGCCTAGCGTCACCGCGCCCACTGTGGCCCGCCTCTATAAACAGCCATGGTTCTCGGTGGAAACGGTCATTTCCGAGCATCAAGTCCGCGATCTGATCCCGCAGCTGAAAAAAATCGGGGCCGAAGGAATCATTGAGTATTCCCTGAATAAGGTGATCTGA
- the yihA gene encoding ribosome biogenesis GTP-binding protein YihA/YsxC, giving the protein MMNFNEVSFMDSVFSLKRLPDPLYPEIAFAGRSNVGKSSLINKLINRKSLVKTSSKPGKTQSLNFFEVKERMYLVDLPGYGFARVGRQMRSGWEELIGGYLLERETLACVVVIIDLRHELKATDREMLDWLQYNNIPALPIYTKADKLSKNQQSKQAAALDAALNIGPADRILFSIKTDLGCEELRRRLAAYGETETNEGETNETDEEE; this is encoded by the coding sequence ATGATGAACTTCAACGAGGTGTCCTTTATGGACTCGGTCTTCAGCCTGAAACGGCTGCCCGACCCTCTTTACCCGGAAATCGCCTTTGCCGGTCGCTCCAACGTGGGCAAATCCAGCCTGATCAATAAGTTGATCAATCGTAAAAGCCTGGTCAAAACCAGCTCCAAACCGGGCAAGACCCAGAGCCTGAACTTTTTCGAGGTCAAGGAACGGATGTATCTGGTGGATCTGCCCGGCTACGGCTTTGCCCGAGTGGGTCGCCAAATGCGCTCAGGATGGGAGGAGTTGATCGGCGGCTATTTGCTGGAACGGGAAACCCTGGCCTGCGTGGTGGTTATTATTGATCTGCGGCACGAACTGAAGGCAACAGATCGGGAGATGCTGGACTGGTTGCAATATAATAACATCCCGGCCCTGCCGATCTACACCAAGGCGGATAAGCTCTCCAAGAACCAGCAGAGCAAGCAGGCAGCGGCCCTAGATGCGGCCCTGAACATAGGTCCGGCAGACCGCATCCTTTTTTCCATCAAGACCGATCTGGGGTGTGAGGAATTACGGCGCAGATTAGCGGCCTATGGTGAAACTGAAACGAACGAAGGTGAAACAAACGAAACTGATGAAGAAGAGTGA
- a CDS encoding FmdE family protein, whose amino-acid sequence MESFDELLDISTKIHGHICAGQVIGVRMSILGLERINIADPKGADRKKLYVLVEIDRCATDAIQSVTGCSLGKRSMRWMDFGIMAATFVNLETGKAVRVTAREESRELSKKYCPEVSEKYQRQLTAYKVMPEEELFTVQEVKAIIPDCDIPGRPQRRVQCEQCGDHVQDSRDVEQDGRIICRACAGQRYYEVV is encoded by the coding sequence ATGGAATCCTTTGATGAACTTTTAGATATCTCGACAAAAATCCACGGCCATATTTGCGCCGGTCAGGTCATCGGAGTGCGCATGTCCATACTGGGCCTTGAGCGCATCAATATAGCTGATCCCAAGGGTGCGGATAGGAAAAAACTCTATGTACTGGTGGAGATTGACCGCTGCGCCACCGACGCTATTCAATCGGTGACCGGGTGCAGCCTGGGCAAGCGCTCCATGCGCTGGATGGATTTTGGGATCATGGCGGCCACCTTTGTGAACCTGGAGACAGGTAAGGCGGTCCGGGTGACGGCACGGGAGGAATCCCGTGAGCTTTCGAAAAAATACTGCCCGGAAGTCAGCGAGAAATACCAACGGCAGCTGACTGCTTATAAGGTCATGCCGGAAGAGGAACTCTTTACCGTGCAAGAAGTGAAGGCCATCATCCCGGATTGCGATATACCGGGCCGTCCCCAACGCCGGGTGCAATGCGAGCAATGTGGCGATCATGTCCAGGACAGTCGGGATGTGGAGCAAGACGGACGAATCATCTGTCGAGCCTGCGCTGGTCAGCGGTATTATGAGGTGGTTTGA
- a CDS encoding type II toxin-antitoxin system HicA family toxin yields MLAHAAVHDIVYYMNSRHRKTLRLIFTDPCNGNIEWRKIESLFLSLGAVRTERAGSAVSFVLNDVRADFHRPHPDKAALRYRVKDARNFLKKAGVAP; encoded by the coding sequence GTGCTTGCACATGCAGCTGTCCATGATATAGTTTATTATATGAACAGCAGGCATCGCAAAACACTTAGGCTAATTTTTACCGATCCGTGTAACGGCAATATCGAATGGCGAAAAATCGAATCATTGTTTCTTTCGCTCGGAGCAGTTCGGACGGAACGGGCAGGTTCCGCTGTCAGTTTTGTGCTGAACGATGTTCGGGCGGATTTTCACCGTCCGCATCCTGATAAAGCGGCATTGAGATACAGAGTGAAGGATGCACGCAACTTTTTGAAAAAGGCGGGAGTGGCACCATGA
- a CDS encoding MazG nucleotide pyrophosphohydrolase domain-containing protein — translation MHSKPELGRNVNPFQQLGQIVRELRSPDGCPWDQQQTGKTLKKYLLEEAAELAEAIDSHDQGHIREEIGDMYFILALLARICEEKDGISVTDPVQKICAKMVRRHPHVFARKEGQSLSEEQLREQWERIKQEEKAAGKIK, via the coding sequence ATGCATAGTAAACCGGAATTGGGAAGGAATGTCAATCCGTTTCAGCAACTTGGTCAGATTGTTAGAGAACTGCGTTCGCCGGACGGCTGTCCTTGGGATCAGCAACAGACCGGGAAGACCTTGAAGAAATATCTGTTGGAAGAGGCAGCCGAGTTAGCCGAGGCCATTGATAGTCATGATCAAGGGCATATCCGGGAAGAAATAGGGGATATGTATTTTATCCTGGCTCTGCTCGCTCGTATTTGCGAGGAAAAGGATGGTATTTCCGTCACAGATCCTGTTCAGAAGATCTGTGCCAAGATGGTGCGTCGTCATCCCCATGTTTTTGCCCGGAAAGAGGGACAGTCCTTATCCGAAGAACAGCTTCGGGAGCAGTGGGAGCGAATCAAGCAGGAGGAAAAGGCGGCGGGAAAGATAAAATGA
- a CDS encoding helix-turn-helix domain-containing protein produces the protein MNDAEQKKKFEKEYAQFLFSELLLEAMEEEHVNVRELAKKSGVSTSVIQNMRSMKPTNITIKTMASLLKPLGYKLVAQKGRKTVSLSG, from the coding sequence ATGAACGATGCGGAACAAAAAAAGAAATTCGAGAAAGAGTATGCGCAGTTTCTTTTTTCTGAGCTGCTGCTTGAAGCAATGGAAGAGGAACATGTCAATGTGAGAGAACTCGCTAAAAAATCTGGGGTCTCCACTTCTGTTATTCAAAATATGCGTTCAATGAAGCCGACGAATATTACCATAAAGACAATGGCGTCTTTGCTGAAGCCGTTGGGGTACAAGTTGGTGGCGCAAAAAGGAAGAAAGACTGTAAGCTTATCAGGCTGA